The following proteins come from a genomic window of Candidatus Omnitrophota bacterium:
- a CDS encoding B12-binding domain-containing radical SAM protein: MKILFVMPKVGAWATHGIHRSPNQLYAHWAAYVRERGYKDIAVIDGKADQTPMDELVQKVKVINPDVVVMGEQLHGYGGYGVLRHFKEAAQKIKKALPRTKIILGGLWYSAMPVPTLEENPEVDFIVMGEEESFGDLIEAIDKKTDLKNVGGVTSRVDGQIVMGPHKPLMKDLDKLPLPAYDLFPMDKYVGHTYWKPFVDMVTSRGCPSACTFCYEWDQYDPRHPSDFLTWRAKSPERVIEEMEVLQNKYGVKVVVIQDDNFNVDPERVRKFCELKKKKKIDIKWVSLGRAIDWVNCEQVLPLMKETGLFMGVFGIEVTTQSELKKIAKGITLDQIQKTIELLRKHDIAIVADIMMGFDYDTEQIIKKRFEFTDQVDPDILWVGYVTPAPNSPMWRIAMKKNWIDPKKVDFSTWDFLHPVIPTDHLTTEDLGRLGSWCMREFFSKPGRIHRIMESNFDPLAKLCFKDVMDGINKWENAATKGEVQI; encoded by the coding sequence ATGAAGATTTTATTTGTGATGCCTAAAGTTGGAGCCTGGGCTACCCACGGAATACATCGTTCGCCTAACCAGCTTTACGCGCATTGGGCCGCCTATGTCCGCGAAAGAGGCTATAAGGATATCGCGGTTATAGACGGAAAAGCTGATCAGACCCCTATGGATGAATTAGTCCAAAAGGTTAAAGTTATAAATCCCGATGTGGTAGTTATGGGTGAGCAGCTGCATGGTTATGGCGGATACGGGGTCCTAAGGCATTTTAAAGAAGCAGCGCAAAAGATTAAAAAGGCGCTTCCCAGGACTAAAATCATCTTAGGCGGCTTGTGGTATTCAGCTATGCCAGTACCCACCCTTGAGGAAAACCCGGAAGTAGATTTTATTGTCATGGGCGAAGAAGAATCCTTTGGCGATTTAATAGAAGCAATAGACAAAAAAACGGATCTTAAGAATGTAGGAGGGGTTACTTCTCGCGTAGACGGACAAATTGTGATGGGGCCGCATAAACCATTAATGAAAGACTTGGATAAATTGCCTTTGCCGGCCTATGATTTGTTTCCCATGGATAAATATGTGGGCCACACTTATTGGAAACCATTTGTGGATATGGTAACAAGCCGCGGTTGTCCTTCGGCGTGCACATTTTGTTATGAGTGGGATCAATATGATCCTCGCCATCCTTCGGATTTTTTGACTTGGCGCGCCAAATCTCCAGAGAGAGTCATTGAGGAGATGGAAGTCCTGCAGAATAAATATGGGGTAAAGGTAGTAGTTATCCAGGATGATAATTTTAATGTCGACCCGGAACGGGTAAGAAAATTTTGTGAATTAAAAAAGAAGAAGAAAATTGATATTAAATGGGTTTCCTTAGGAAGAGCCATTGACTGGGTGAATTGTGAACAAGTATTGCCATTAATGAAAGAAACCGGGCTTTTTATGGGAGTTTTCGGCATTGAGGTAACTACACAGTCAGAGCTTAAGAAAATCGCCAAGGGTATTACTCTTGATCAGATCCAGAAAACTATTGAGCTTTTGCGCAAACACGATATCGCCATTGTCGCGGATATTATGATGGGTTTTGATTATGACACCGAGCAGATTATTAAGAAGCGATTTGAATTTACCGATCAGGTTGATCCGGATATTTTGTGGGTGGGCTACGTAACCCCAGCTCCTAATTCTCCGATGTGGAGGATCGCCATGAAGAAAAACTGGATCGATCCTAAGAAAGTTGATTTCAGCACTTGGGATTTTCTGCATCCGGTTATTCCTACGGATCATCTTACTACCGAAGACTTAGGCAGGCTTGGCTCATGGTGCATGAGAGAATTTTTCTCTAAGCCCGGAAGAATACATAGGATCATGGAAAGCAATTTTGATCCTCTAGCGAAGTTATGCTTTAAAGATGTTATGGATGGGATTAATAAATGGGAAAACGCAGCCACTAAAGGTGAAGTGCAGATATAG
- a CDS encoding acyl carrier protein, whose amino-acid sequence MDTKAKIKDTFVKLLKVKPEELKDEVSLVNSIGVDSTEMVEALIALEKVFNTKLGPKEITKNSTISEIEKVIQSKL is encoded by the coding sequence ATGGATACAAAAGCAAAAATAAAAGATACCTTTGTGAAGCTACTTAAAGTAAAGCCAGAAGAATTAAAAGACGAAGTGTCTTTGGTAAATAGCATTGGAGTAGATTCAACCGAGATGGTGGAAGCCTTGATTGCCTTGGAGAAAGTCTTTAATACCAAGCTTGGGCCCAAAGAGATTACCAAGAATTCTACCATAAGCGAAATCGAAAAAGTTATTCAGTCCAAACTATAA
- a CDS encoding cyclase family protein gives MRIIDLSLPIDDKAFEVHHVEIERTSHASGVEKFNRVIMGKTLIGKFKYLLGKRIVRKEDLPDGEFLSLEVVHAPVHIGTHLDYSFHYGSKSEGRPSKTADEIPLDWCYQDGVKLDLSHKKPNETIKQEDLEEALSKINYKLKSLDIVFLQTGADKFYGKPQYFSEYPGVDISAIDYLLDKGIKIFGVDTMGIDRPYKFMLKEFLETRDPKTFYPAHFYGRKREFIHIERLANLDKLPDFGFKVICFPVRIKNTGAAWSRVVAIEE, from the coding sequence ATGCGCATAATTGACTTGAGCCTTCCCATTGATGATAAGGCCTTTGAGGTGCATCATGTAGAAATAGAACGCACCTCCCACGCCTCCGGTGTTGAAAAATTTAACCGCGTGATTATGGGCAAAACCCTCATCGGGAAATTCAAATACCTTCTAGGAAAACGTATTGTAAGAAAAGAAGACCTTCCCGATGGAGAATTTCTATCTCTGGAAGTAGTACACGCGCCGGTGCATATCGGTACCCACCTGGATTATTCTTTTCATTATGGTTCGAAATCCGAAGGGAGACCCTCAAAAACTGCAGATGAGATCCCACTTGATTGGTGTTATCAGGATGGTGTAAAGCTTGATCTGTCGCATAAAAAGCCCAACGAAACCATTAAGCAAGAAGATTTAGAAGAGGCTCTTAGTAAAATAAATTATAAATTAAAAAGTCTTGATATTGTATTTTTACAAACTGGCGCAGATAAATTCTACGGCAAGCCCCAATATTTCTCTGAATATCCAGGTGTTGATATATCGGCGATAGACTATCTTTTAGATAAAGGAATTAAGATTTTTGGGGTAGATACCATGGGTATAGATAGGCCCTATAAATTCATGCTCAAAGAATTCTTGGAGACAAGAGATCCCAAAACTTTCTACCCGGCGCATTTTTATGGACGCAAGCGCGAATTTATTCATATTGAGAGATTAGCAAATTTAGACAAGCTGCCGGATTTTGGTTTTAAGGTGATTTGTTTTCCGGTAAGAATTAAAAACACAGGAGCGGCTTGGTCGAGAGTGGTAGCGATAGAGGAGTGA
- a CDS encoding SRPBCC family protein: protein MGHTCNSIIINAPYDLVFDISNDIPRWTQLFGTEYQKAEVLEKKDNKITFRLTDEDGKSWVSWRLLFKDKQFTYSQRHEPLFPFKYMKIVWFYTPKGTGTEMTWIQHFEMDEKAKFNDQQVEGFINEGSQHNLKIFKEIIEREAKK from the coding sequence ATGGGGCATACGTGTAACTCAATTATTATTAACGCGCCGTATGATTTGGTTTTTGATATTTCAAATGATATCCCGCGCTGGACACAGCTTTTCGGCACAGAATACCAAAAAGCCGAAGTCCTGGAGAAAAAAGATAATAAGATTACCTTCCGCTTAACTGATGAAGACGGCAAATCCTGGGTTTCCTGGAGGCTTTTATTTAAGGATAAACAGTTTACCTATTCTCAGCGCCACGAGCCGCTTTTTCCATTTAAGTATATGAAAATTGTCTGGTTTTATACTCCCAAGGGTACAGGAACAGAAATGACCTGGATCCAGCATTTTGAAATGGACGAGAAAGCCAAATTCAATGACCAACAAGTGGAAGGGTTTATTAATGAGGGGTCACAACACAATTTGAAAATATTTAAAGAGATTATAGAAAGAGAGGCAAAGAAATGA
- a CDS encoding SDR family oxidoreductase — translation MSVDLKGKTAIVTGASRGIGKALAATCASLGVNLTIAARQEGPLKETAEEISKKYKVQVLPIVCDVAKLEDLENLVNKTKQRFGQIDILINNAGVSSQYPFHKQPMEDFEKLAHTNYLGYVRLIRLVINEMMEKKSGAIINMVSGSTLCDPLPRNFIAYSSLKVGLRAFLKGLFWEIRDSGIKITSLLPGVTDTDLTGKLQEITADTSRLMTTEAIENAVKFALTVPANVCPLEIAIINQQTPWTAPVIPFKQQHPEK, via the coding sequence ATGAGCGTTGATTTAAAAGGAAAAACCGCGATTGTTACCGGTGCTAGCCGCGGCATCGGAAAGGCGCTTGCCGCAACTTGCGCAAGTTTAGGCGTTAATTTAACCATTGCCGCGCGCCAAGAAGGTCCCTTAAAAGAAACTGCCGAAGAAATCTCCAAGAAATACAAAGTGCAGGTTTTGCCTATTGTCTGTGATGTGGCAAAGCTAGAGGATTTAGAGAATTTGGTCAACAAAACCAAACAGAGGTTTGGGCAAATTGATATTTTGATCAATAATGCCGGCGTTTCCAGCCAGTATCCTTTTCATAAACAGCCCATGGAGGATTTTGAGAAGTTAGCGCATACCAATTATCTGGGTTATGTGCGTTTAATCCGCTTGGTAATTAACGAGATGATGGAAAAGAAATCCGGGGCTATCATTAATATGGTTTCCGGGTCCACGCTTTGTGATCCCCTGCCGCGCAATTTTATCGCCTATAGTTCTTTGAAGGTGGGGTTACGCGCTTTTCTAAAAGGGCTTTTCTGGGAAATCCGTGATTCCGGGATTAAGATAACTTCCCTTCTTCCGGGAGTTACTGATACGGATTTGACCGGAAAACTTCAAGAGATCACCGCGGACACCTCAAGGCTGATGACTACCGAGGCAATTGAAAACGCGGTTAAGTTTGCTTTAACTGTTCCAGCCAATGTTTGTCCTTTAGAAATTGCCATTATTAATCAGCAGACACCGTGGACCGCGCCGGTAATACCGTTTAAACAGCAACATCCGGAGAAATAA
- a CDS encoding amidohydrolase family protein — MIIDSHSHWLPEEIISNAHFYHKVWGDVQAQVKAMEQAGVSKAVLTYPTSDAHLKLGGMKEAAKIYNDNVSEIVKRFPDKFIGAASLPADNKDNLLAEFKRATGELGFKALSLASSYNGVYLDDEIFLPIYKKAQSKKIVIFVHSQIVNPIGFERVKDPLLTPVVEYIFDMTICIGKLMMSEVFVNYPDVKFVFANFGGAVSLLKQRFDATYQMLRSVNFVKDLKKNPSEHLNNIYLDTGGDTTKHNFQLALDLVGANHLVWGSDWPAKKDIASSIVAVKDLDILEEDKKNILGGNLKRILS; from the coding sequence ATGATAATAGATAGTCACTCCCACTGGTTGCCGGAGGAAATTATCAGCAACGCCCATTTCTATCACAAGGTATGGGGAGATGTCCAGGCGCAGGTTAAGGCCATGGAGCAGGCAGGCGTTAGTAAAGCAGTATTAACTTATCCTACCTCTGATGCGCATCTTAAATTAGGCGGCATGAAAGAAGCCGCGAAAATCTATAACGATAATGTTTCAGAGATAGTTAAACGTTTCCCGGATAAATTTATTGGCGCAGCCAGTTTGCCTGCGGATAATAAAGATAATTTGCTTGCTGAATTTAAGCGCGCGACAGGAGAATTGGGTTTTAAGGCCTTGTCTTTAGCCTCCAGCTATAATGGGGTTTATCTGGACGATGAGATTTTTTTACCTATATATAAAAAGGCGCAGAGCAAGAAGATAGTTATTTTCGTGCATTCCCAGATTGTAAATCCTATTGGTTTTGAGCGGGTCAAGGATCCTTTGTTGACGCCAGTCGTAGAATATATCTTTGATATGACAATTTGCATCGGAAAACTTATGATGTCCGAGGTTTTTGTAAATTATCCGGATGTGAAATTTGTCTTTGCCAATTTTGGCGGGGCAGTGTCATTGTTAAAACAGCGTTTTGATGCTACTTACCAGATGCTGCGCAGTGTAAATTTTGTCAAAGACTTGAAGAAGAATCCTTCAGAGCATTTAAACAATATCTATCTAGATACCGGTGGTGATACTACCAAACATAATTTTCAATTAGCGTTAGATTTAGTGGGTGCAAATCATCTTGTCTGGGGCAGCGACTGGCCAGCGAAGAAAGATATTGCCAGTTCCATTGTAGCGGTGAAGGATTTAGATATTTTGGAGGAAGATAAGAAAAATATTCTTGGTGGGAATTTGAAAAGGATATTATCGTAG
- a CDS encoding helix-turn-helix domain-containing protein has translation MMQAKGNQYVTIPALAKMLGLSRIAVFKKVKKGEIEAIKIGRTYGIPKKNLDALFGKVLGEQEKKEIDLAVDKTVSEYGQTLKLLGKD, from the coding sequence ATGATGCAAGCCAAAGGGAATCAATATGTTACAATACCAGCATTAGCCAAGATGCTTGGCTTAAGCAGGATAGCTGTATTTAAGAAAGTGAAGAAAGGCGAAATTGAAGCCATTAAGATTGGCAGGACCTATGGAATCCCTAAAAAGAATCTAGATGCGTTATTTGGGAAAGTTTTAGGCGAGCAAGAAAAGAAAGAAATCGACCTCGCCGTAGATAAAACCGTCAGCGAATATGGGCAAACGTTGAAACTTCTGGGCAAAGACTAA
- a CDS encoding type II toxin-antitoxin system death-on-curing family toxin: MKQLTVKEVEYIAFRLAQKILSFNEPIPDFATRFPNILESCLASPFVTFGGESGYSSLVDKASILFYLLVKNHTFQNGNKRIAMTTLLVFLHKNRKWFKVDTQELYNLTMWIAQSPAKYKEETIKAIQKFLKTNIIQL; encoded by the coding sequence ATGAAGCAGCTTACAGTAAAAGAAGTCGAGTATATTGCTTTTAGGTTAGCGCAGAAGATTTTATCTTTTAATGAGCCGATACCGGATTTTGCCACGCGTTTCCCAAATATTTTGGAAAGTTGCCTGGCTTCACCTTTTGTTACTTTTGGGGGCGAATCAGGATATTCGTCACTTGTGGATAAAGCAAGCATTTTGTTTTATTTATTAGTAAAAAACCATACTTTCCAGAACGGAAATAAAAGGATTGCTATGACAACATTGTTAGTATTTTTGCACAAAAATAGAAAATGGTTCAAAGTGGACACGCAGGAACTCTATAATCTTACAATGTGGATAGCCCAAAGCCCGGCGAAATATAAAGAAGAAACAATAAAAGCAATCCAGAAGTTTTTAAAAACCAATATTATTCAGTTGTAA
- a CDS encoding TIGR04076 family protein: MNDLFLDSGDLEAAQKFLRTLDAQKLCPFAAHALYPYVVSFQNGSFFPWRKDKDTVCAQCPNPDSSVSFRVERKTDKIIAVVENLKSPCQAGHKIGDVFQLKLVGDGVGFDACKMNEPGDIRLEILRFSNSCRYYQKPGNVKWSDLSPEGFCLSCYAQGYPDALGLLYQGKNKEFNLSCFRKNDPINFRVFSKEHFLSLPLRLIEKALRLVGFPSDVIDRVVLFRVSVSEKNCPQKLEKGKVSLFNIYNRRKACPAVSYTLFPFLAMAKENIFPYWAEENKILDVHCPDPNADVVYRIRKS, translated from the coding sequence ATGAACGATTTGTTTCTTGACTCCGGAGATCTAGAAGCCGCTCAAAAGTTTTTGCGCACATTAGATGCGCAAAAACTTTGTCCGTTTGCCGCGCATGCTTTGTACCCGTATGTGGTAAGTTTCCAGAATGGAAGTTTCTTCCCTTGGCGCAAGGATAAAGACACAGTTTGCGCGCAATGCCCGAATCCAGATTCATCTGTGTCTTTTAGGGTAGAGCGCAAAACTGATAAGATCATCGCTGTTGTAGAAAATTTGAAAAGCCCGTGTCAGGCTGGCCACAAGATAGGTGACGTCTTCCAGTTGAAATTGGTTGGAGATGGCGTTGGTTTCGATGCCTGCAAGATGAATGAACCCGGCGATATAAGACTGGAGATACTTCGTTTTAGCAATAGCTGCCGCTATTATCAAAAGCCAGGAAACGTGAAATGGTCAGATCTGTCGCCAGAGGGTTTTTGTTTGTCTTGCTATGCTCAAGGCTATCCCGATGCTTTGGGCCTGCTTTACCAGGGCAAAAATAAAGAATTTAATTTGTCTTGTTTCAGAAAAAATGATCCTATAAATTTCCGGGTTTTTTCTAAAGAACATTTTTTATCTTTACCTTTACGGCTGATAGAGAAGGCATTAAGGTTAGTTGGTTTTCCGAGTGATGTTATTGATAGAGTAGTGCTATTTAGGGTAAGTGTCTCGGAGAAGAATTGTCCGCAGAAACTTGAAAAAGGAAAAGTTTCCCTGTTTAATATCTACAACCGCCGTAAGGCGTGCCCGGCTGTGTCTTACACGCTATTTCCGTTTCTTGCCATGGCCAAAGAAAATATTTTTCCCTATTGGGCAGAAGAAAATAAGATTCTGGATGTGCATTGCCCGGACCCAAACGCAGATGTAGTTTATCGCATAAGAAAATCATGA
- a CDS encoding radical SAM protein, protein MRKTVNKIYRGAKAVNSLLKYKITRKPFPLCAHLQITKRCNLRCIYCYADPANLTNTPDLEYKEFIKLVDELTSMGTRWIRFLGGEPLIREDIGQMIDYAKSKGAVTEMNTNGFFMKERANKIKNLDSLVVSIDGTRETNDRCRGIGSYAKAIEAIEIAKDLGMSVRLHGCLSKYHTLQDIEHLAGLAVKYGTAFNFSAPSPIYFRDDLRMDGHPSQEQVAMLHKRCVQLKSLGYPLTNSSISEQYVKKWPNPHSDVLRKEDFAKLNITRGSYVPCAAGKLYCTIDVDGRVYACASLWKHGLNYRQVGFKKAWEYLNNLDCYSCNYIANIELNMLLSLNPKMLFEVGSYVLGQTACRASRKFKKEKISCR, encoded by the coding sequence ATGAGAAAAACCGTTAACAAAATTTATCGCGGCGCAAAAGCAGTGAATTCGCTTTTAAAATATAAAATAACGCGTAAGCCCTTTCCTTTATGCGCGCATCTGCAGATTACTAAACGTTGTAATTTACGCTGTATTTATTGTTATGCTGACCCAGCCAACCTTACGAATACTCCGGATCTGGAGTATAAAGAATTCATAAAATTAGTGGATGAATTAACTTCTATGGGCACGCGCTGGATACGCTTTTTAGGCGGCGAGCCTTTGATCCGCGAAGACATAGGCCAAATGATTGATTACGCCAAATCCAAGGGCGCAGTGACCGAAATGAATACCAACGGATTTTTCATGAAAGAGCGCGCCAATAAGATTAAGAATTTAGATTCCCTGGTGGTTAGCATTGATGGTACTAGGGAAACTAATGATAGGTGCCGGGGAATTGGTTCATACGCAAAAGCCATTGAGGCAATTGAGATTGCCAAGGATTTAGGCATGTCAGTGCGTTTACATGGCTGCCTTTCAAAGTATCATACCCTGCAGGATATTGAGCATTTGGCAGGTCTGGCAGTAAAATACGGCACAGCGTTTAATTTTTCAGCTCCGTCTCCGATATATTTTCGTGATGATCTGCGCATGGATGGGCATCCATCTCAAGAGCAGGTGGCTATGTTGCATAAGAGGTGTGTTCAATTGAAGTCCCTGGGTTATCCGTTAACTAATTCCAGCATTTCCGAACAATACGTAAAAAAATGGCCCAATCCGCATAGTGATGTTTTGCGCAAAGAAGATTTCGCCAAGTTGAATATCACCCGTGGTAGCTATGTTCCTTGCGCTGCGGGCAAGCTCTATTGCACTATTGACGTAGATGGAAGAGTCTATGCCTGTGCCTCGCTTTGGAAACATGGGTTAAATTATCGTCAGGTGGGTTTTAAGAAGGCTTGGGAGTATTTGAATAACCTTGATTGCTATTCTTGTAATTATATTGCCAATATTGAATTAAATATGCTTCTTAGCCTTAATCCCAAGATGCTTTTTGAAGTAGGCTCTTATGTCTTAGGCCAAACTGCCTGTCGGGCTTCTAGAAAATTTAAAAAGGAGAAAATATCATGCAGATGA
- a CDS encoding S-methyl-5-thioribose-1-phosphate isomerase, protein MNFSPLFWPVELKGNAIYILDETLLPQKVKYIKVTNCQQAVRVIRQMKTRAVGQVLLVMYTFLLVLSQNKNKKNLPQILEEVADDLNHARPTLPFKFLTDMVLSWAKQGMPLEKSIPGFLEALKNKRIKQAKEAALLLKDADVVLTHCNISGLMPLIAEFARQENKNLSFYVTETRPYLQGARLTAWELHRAGFDVTVISDNMVAQVMEEDKITKVVVGADHLAKNGDIANKIGTYQIALLAKHFGIPFYVICPPASHAQTGADIQIEVRPDKELLEYRGIKLAPEGVKAYYPAFDVTANDLITKHIYLEI, encoded by the coding sequence ATGAATTTTTCGCCTCTATTCTGGCCGGTAGAACTAAAAGGAAACGCCATTTATATCCTTGATGAGACGCTTTTGCCGCAAAAGGTAAAATATATTAAAGTTACCAATTGCCAGCAGGCGGTGAGAGTTATCAGGCAGATGAAAACCCGGGCTGTGGGGCAGGTGCTTCTGGTGATGTATACTTTTCTTTTGGTGCTAAGCCAAAATAAGAATAAGAAAAATTTGCCGCAGATCTTAGAGGAAGTGGCAGATGATTTAAATCATGCCCGGCCAACGCTGCCATTCAAGTTCTTAACTGATATGGTGCTTTCCTGGGCAAAACAGGGCATGCCCTTAGAAAAAAGTATTCCCGGTTTCTTGGAGGCGCTTAAAAATAAGCGCATCAAGCAGGCAAAAGAAGCAGCTTTGCTTTTAAAAGACGCGGATGTAGTTTTAACCCATTGCAATATTAGTGGCCTTATGCCATTAATTGCGGAATTTGCGCGTCAGGAGAATAAGAATTTGAGTTTTTATGTTACGGAAACCCGTCCTTATTTGCAAGGAGCGCGTTTGACAGCATGGGAACTGCACAGGGCAGGCTTTGATGTCACGGTTATTTCCGATAATATGGTGGCCCAGGTTATGGAAGAAGACAAAATTACCAAGGTTGTTGTGGGGGCGGATCATTTAGCAAAAAATGGCGATATCGCCAATAAAATCGGTACATACCAGATCGCGCTTTTAGCTAAGCATTTTGGAATTCCATTTTACGTAATTTGTCCTCCCGCCTCGCACGCCCAGACCGGAGCGGATATTCAAATTGAAGTGCGACCAGATAAAGAATTGCTAGAATACCGCGGGATAAAGCTTGCCCCCGAAGGGGTCAAGGCATATTATCCGGCTTTTGATGTAACTGCCAATGATCTAATCACCAAACACATTTACCTGGAGATTTAG
- a CDS encoding class II aldolase/adducin family protein, which produces MDNEHNLKDEIIKVGKRLYETGLAVAKSGNISCRLDEENILITASGTFLGDLHKEDIVKVNLASGSCFCLEKPSSELPLHSLIYKNFPAQVVIHAHPPLINGYFAVASSLKGLTFETKFYLGDIPVVEQHTPTVTRPEPVIDALKTNSMVILRNHGAVVMADKFSDGLNLIEALEEAVRTAAVARLFQKDILDDLDVALKEKLTGNDVSYQIFSREHIQAIVELVNKDEFIAQKGKELDLTVRLAIKLDNSPNEFCFNFEKGKITKLQDSSDAPFVISAPANIWEQVFLGKLDSFVAVTQGKMKLQGQLGQLSKWYVPFTRLFSLFKQIKIK; this is translated from the coding sequence ATGGATAATGAACATAATTTGAAGGATGAAATTATTAAAGTCGGAAAAAGGCTTTATGAAACTGGCCTTGCTGTAGCTAAATCCGGGAATATCAGTTGTCGATTAGACGAAGAAAATATTTTAATTACCGCAAGCGGGACTTTTTTAGGCGATTTGCACAAAGAGGATATTGTAAAAGTTAATCTTGCAAGCGGTTCTTGCTTTTGCCTTGAGAAGCCAAGCTCTGAATTGCCTCTCCACAGCCTTATTTATAAGAATTTCCCGGCGCAGGTTGTGATTCATGCCCACCCGCCTTTAATTAACGGGTATTTTGCGGTTGCTTCATCTTTAAAGGGGCTGACCTTTGAAACTAAATTTTATTTGGGCGACATCCCGGTAGTAGAACAGCATACGCCAACAGTAACCCGGCCCGAACCGGTGATTGATGCCCTAAAGACCAACAGCATGGTGATTCTAAGAAATCATGGCGCAGTAGTTATGGCGGATAAATTTAGTGATGGTTTAAATCTAATAGAAGCTCTTGAGGAGGCTGTGCGCACTGCAGCGGTGGCGCGGCTTTTTCAGAAAGACATACTTGATGATTTGGATGTGGCGTTAAAAGAAAAGCTTACCGGAAACGATGTTTCTTACCAAATATTTTCCCGTGAGCATATTCAAGCAATCGTAGAGTTAGTGAATAAAGACGAATTTATTGCTCAGAAAGGCAAAGAGCTTGATCTGACTGTAAGGCTGGCAATAAAACTTGATAATAGTCCAAATGAATTCTGTTTTAACTTTGAAAAAGGAAAAATCACCAAGCTTCAGGATAGTTCCGATGCGCCGTTTGTAATTTCCGCTCCAGCTAATATTTGGGAGCAGGTATTCTTAGGGAAATTAGATTCATTTGTCGCGGTTACGCAAGGAAAAATGAAATTACAAGGACAGCTAGGCCAGCTTTCTAAATGGTATGTGCCGTTTACAAGGTTATTTTCTTTATTCAAACAGATAAAAATAAAATAA